A region of the Corynebacterium renale genome:
GTGGGCTTACTCGCGCTCCAGCAGGGGTTTACTGCTGTGGGGCTTCAATGCCTTCGGGGAGTCCTGGCAGGATCTCAATCGGCTTGGCCAGGAAGGTCACGTCGAATTCCCAGCCGTCGATGTTGGTGCCGTCGAGGGCTGCGCGGACTGGTGGGCCGGCAAGGGTGGCGCGCTCGCAGAAGATTGCGGTCTTGTCTTCACCATCATCAAGGCGGACCAGCAGGGAGAATTCTTCGCCGAGGCCGCGTTCCATGCCGTAGTTTTCGCCGAGCTTGGTGATTTTTCCGCCCTGGGCGCGGGTGAGCAGGGTGGCCTTGGAGTTGTCCACGGCGCGGAACTTTATGCCGGATTCCAGTGGGTCGCGGGTGACCTTGTATGCGGACTGGCGGTAGTTCCACACCTTCTTCTTATCGACGCTTTGGTCGGCGGTCTCCTCGAAACCTGCTTCGATACCGCCGAAGGCATCAAAGTCGGCTAGTTTTGCTGCAAATGGGTCGGTAGGCAGCTTGGCGCCGGCTTTGCCTCGGAAGGCGTCACCGTCCATCCAGACATACGCCTTATTTGGGTCTGCGTAGTTAGACATACTGTTTTCTCCTTAGGTTTGAATGGTTGAGCGCCTGCGCAGGTGAACCGTAAACCGCACAGGGGCATAAAAAAGCGGCCTGTCATGGCCGCGTTCGGTGTCATAGAGTTGGATTGGCCCATCAAGCCACGAGGCTGTCCAGGCGTGATTGTCATCGAGAACAACGTTTCTGGTGCGCCCCAAGATTTCCCCGATGGTTGCCGCAAGGTTCCAGACTGTCACGTCTGGGTCTTCATCCAGGCCGGAGACATCACTATCGGGCGCCCATGGAGTGACTTGAACAATCAAGCGGCGCAGCATGGGGTCGTCGCCCTGGTGGCCGACCACAGCGACCAACACATGAGGTTTTAGTAGCGGGTCGGGCAGTACCCGAGTGCTGATTGTTCCACCATGCAGTAGCTCACCTACCGCAGGATGGTTGAGCAGGAACTCGCGGATTGCTCCAGGAACATAGGGCATAGGTTCACGCATTGGTTACCTCTTTCTGGGCCTCGTACCGGAGTACTTGCCGTACGCCATCGCGGCGTTAGTCAGTGTGGCCTGCGCCGGCATCTTTGAGGTCCCGTATTCCTTGTGGATTGCGGTCATATCATGGCTGATGACCTGTACCTGAGTGCCGTGGACTTCAACGTCGAAAGATGCCTGATACCGGCCAGTCAGTACATGGGCAGTATCAGCGGCATCGGCGGCAATCTTGTGGGCAATCTCTTCGCGGGCCTTAAGACTCTCGCTTCTGGTCTGCCTTCGTAGTGCCGCGGGAAACAGGCTTATCCTTGCTTTCGCCATCGGCCTTGTCTTCTTCCTGTTCTACGTGGTTATCCCGGTAGGTCTGTTTGGAGGCCGTGTAGAAGACGTTGCCGTCACTATCGGTGCCCTCGTACAGGTCACCAGCATTTTCCGTGTTTTTCTTCGTGGTCATTCTTTCTCCTTTGCTCGGCGGACTCTTACCGCCACATACTCTGCAGGTTTCCCAGGGATTCCCCTGGGGTATCCGTCTTGGATTGCTAGCCAGCGCTTACCATCTGGGGCGATGAACTCGTCGGTAGACAGCACATCGACCACCGGATGGAAAAGAACCAGCCGCTCGTCAATAGTCCCGGTCTGACTGACCTCTTTCTGCGCCGTTAACAACCGCTCCTGGACCAGGCCAGTACCAACGGTTTCTTCACGGCGTTTCCCTTTCGGGTTTCCTGTCAGCGGGTCCACGCCGGCAGCGCGCAGGCCAACATGAACCCATCCGGGTTGAAACAACAATCTGGTTACCATCGCCGATAACCTCGACTATCTTCAGGAAGCCAACGCGTACCCCCACGCGGGCGAATCGTGAACGCCGCCTGTGCTTGCTGTGGCACGATGACCATCAGCTCGTCCAACGTCAGGTACAGCAGACTTCCTTGTCCAGCCCCACCACCTTGTTCCCACTCCATGGAAATCTCCGGGTACGCAAGCTTGTCTAAGCCACCTCGCGTGGTCTTATCCACAGCTCGCGTTACGACGGCTTCCACGATGTCAGCGACAACAAGGGGATCTAACTGGCCAGACGCAATACGCTGCTCAATATTCGGGGCACGGGCTATGATCAGGCGCTCGGCCTGGTCAATCCACCGCCCGGCGCGCTGCAGGATTGCAGGTGTAGCGTCTGGCCAGATTTCTTCGGGGGATTCGGTGAGCCATTTAGGCATGATGTTTCCCCCTTTACTTGTTAGGCGTTGCTGGTGGTTTCGTGTGCGTCGACCATGGTGATGATCTGGTCGCGGGTCATGCCTGTTGGGTCCAGGCCTAAGACTCGGGCGTAGTCTTCCCAGGCTTTCTTTTTGGCTTGCGTTTCTGGGCGTGTGGCCACCGCGAGTTCTGCGGGTAGTTCCTCGGAGGTTGTGCCGTTGCCAATACCGAATCCGTTCCGCTTGTAGTACCAGAGGTTGCCCGGATTCGGGTCCTTGCATACACCTTCGACAAAGACGTCACCACCAATAACACCGCAGTAGTTGGTATTTGGTGCTGTCACGATCATTGGTTATGCCACCTTGACCTTGCGCAGCACACCGGCTGCCTTGGTCGCCTTGAGGGCCACGGCCACGGGGCCCATTTCGACTTCTCCGGTCTTGACTGCCCCGGAGGTGGTGAAGTCTGGCAGCCAGGTCTTCATCATTTCTCCAGAGGTCGTGGTGACACCGTGGAAGCCGTCCAGGCCGACGCGGACCGCGTAGATACTGGTTATGCCCTCGTCGACGGGGATAATCGGGTCGTTGGTTCCTGGCTTGTTGCCGGGGTCAACCAGGATGAGGTTGCCGTACTGTTCGCGCTCCACAGCGTGCCCGTTAGCGCCGAGTAGACCGTCGATGGGGTTGACGGTGTACATGGAAGCCCGGCGCGCTGCAGAACGGAGCTTGGCGAGAGCGCGCTGGTTAGCAAACAGCAAGGTTGGCGGGCCATCGAGCAGGCCCTGGAGTTCGTCGAGGTCGTCGAGGATGCCAAGGGCTGCGTCTGCGGTGGTGTAGGCGCTCCAGTCTTTGACGGTGGTGACCTCGGTTGCGGAGTTCAACAGTGCCTTAGATAGGCCGTCGAAGCCGTGGGCGTCGACAGCAGAGTCGCCGTTGATGACTGCATCGCAGAACTTGGTGGTGGTGGACTTGATGAGTTGGGACATCTGCAGGGCGATTTCATCGCTGGTTGCAGGGCCAAGGTGTGCGAGCTGGCGGTCAATCTGGAAGCTGCCACCGAGGACTTTGAGGTCTACGGAGTGCTTCGTGGTCTCTACTGCCTTAGGGCTGTATTCGGTGTTGAGCTCGCGGAAGTCCGCTCCACGCTGGGTAGACAGGCGGCGGTAGGAGTAGGTCATCGTCGCGCCGCCACCGGCAGGGTTAACGGCGGTGTCGAAGATGAGGTTGTCGAGGACAACGGAGTTCTTGCGGAACTCGTCGATGACGGTTGCATCGTAATCGTCTTGGGTGTTGAGCTTTGCCTGCTCGAGAGTAATAGCCATGTGCTACCACTTCCTTTCGTTATCGTTTGATATTCAGGCGGGCATCGGTTGCCTGCTGGAGTGTCATAGGGGCACCTGTTCGGCGCCCTCCTTGGGTTTGGGTTGGGTCAACGGGTTTGCGGTCGAAGCCGAGTGCTTCGGCCAAGGTTTTGGCGTCAGCGGCGAGTTCTTCTTCGGTCTCGCCGCGTAGTCGGTCCGCCATCTCGGCGGGGAGTTTCACGTCAGCAAGTACCTTGGCCACCATCTGCTGGCGCGCCTGTTGCTCTTGTGCTTGTTTCAGCGTGGCAATCTGTTCGTTGGCTTCGGCAAGTTGTGCTTGGGTGCGTTCCAACTCGGTCATGTTGGCTTGGTCAATCTCATCGATGCGGGCCTTGTACTCATCGCGGGCAGCTTCAGCCTCCTGCCGCTTATCGCGTTCCTTCGCAAGATCAGCGAGCACAGCGCGGAGGCCACCACGACGGTTAAGGTTATCATCCTCTCCATCATCGCTATCTGTCCCACCATCGGGACGAGTATCGGTTTCAGACTCATGATCTGACTGCGCAGCAGTTGTATCGTGCTGCGTGGACGCGAGGTCAGCGCTACCTTGAGGTGCTCCTGGTCCTTGGCCAGTATCGGCTTCGGCGGCAAACATCCGAACCCAGGGGCGTACATGGTTTTTCATGCTTATTTCTCCTTACATGCAAAAACCCACCAGCAAGGTGGGCATGAAAAAACCCACCACACAAGGTGATGGGTGCTTGGGGGGCTGTTAGAAAATTTCCCAATCGAACTCTTCGTCCTCGGGTGGCGATAACTCCGGACGATCTGTGCAGATGAGATAGCCCATCTGTGTATGAATTCGGGTCGTGTCTTCCGCTTCACTACGGGTCATCCGGTATTCTTTTTCAAATGCCGATACATGGGTTTCCCAGGTCGAGGCTTTAGGAGCTGATGTCACAATCATCGTTGTTACCTACTTCCTTTAAATAATTGGTTTAAAGCCTCATGGAGAACAGTGAAATCATCATCAGGCCACTGTTCTAAAGAATCTGAATATTCACTGCGCCTGTGCCTATTCAACAGAATCCCTAGTCTACGGTTTCCTGATTCTATAGTAACCCACTGTGCATAAGCGCGCGCAAAAATTTCCCGGTTACCCAACAAATAATCGTAATGACCTAATTCTTTGGCAGATAGAGCGCGTTCTTTACACTTCCGTAGTTCCCGGACGGTGACTGTTCCCGAGGCTACCCGAGCAAACCGCTCTAAGGATTTGCTATCGGGGAGCACAAATCGTTCGATATGATGCCCGACTTCGTGCAAGATTGTCAGTTCTTGGCCCTGTTTCGCCCCGTTGATGACAATCCAGCCCTGGTCAACTCTCGATCTGCCTCGAAGATTTCGGTTT
Encoded here:
- a CDS encoding major capsid protein, whose product is MAITLEQAKLNTQDDYDATVIDEFRKNSVVLDNLIFDTAVNPAGGGATMTYSYRRLSTQRGADFRELNTEYSPKAVETTKHSVDLKVLGGSFQIDRQLAHLGPATSDEIALQMSQLIKSTTTKFCDAVINGDSAVDAHGFDGLSKALLNSATEVTTVKDWSAYTTADAALGILDDLDELQGLLDGPPTLLFANQRALAKLRSAARRASMYTVNPIDGLLGANGHAVEREQYGNLILVDPGNKPGTNDPIIPVDEGITSIYAVRVGLDGFHGVTTTSGEMMKTWLPDFTTSGAVKTGEVEMGPVAVALKATKAAGVLRKVKVA
- a CDS encoding capsid assembly scaffolding protein Gp46 family protein, translated to MKNHVRPWVRMFAAEADTGQGPGAPQGSADLASTQHDTTAAQSDHESETDTRPDGGTDSDDGEDDNLNRRGGLRAVLADLAKERDKRQEAEAARDEYKARIDEIDQANMTELERTQAQLAEANEQIATLKQAQEQQARQQMVAKVLADVKLPAEMADRLRGETEEELAADAKTLAEALGFDRKPVDPTQTQGGRRTGAPMTLQQATDARLNIKR